A stretch of Acidobacteriota bacterium DNA encodes these proteins:
- a CDS encoding DUF433 domain-containing protein: MSKPAVATKRKVQPKIVVLDVPPPKQGRRKHPELPPITTHPERLGGTPTIAGTRLPVTTLLDYLMEGATIQEFVDDFGAVSLADAEAVLQQLKNALATGWLAEQVEQ; this comes from the coding sequence ATGTCTAAACCAGCCGTCGCAACCAAGCGCAAAGTGCAACCCAAAATTGTGGTGCTGGATGTCCCGCCGCCGAAGCAAGGCAGGCGAAAACATCCTGAACTGCCGCCCATTACCACACATCCCGAACGGCTCGGTGGCACGCCAACGATTGCGGGCACTCGCTTACCCGTCACGACGTTGCTGGATTATTTGATGGAAGGCGCAACGATCCAGGAATTCGTGGACGATTTCGGCGCGGTCTCATTGGCGGATGCCGAGGCGGTGTTGCAACAACTCAAAAATGCTTTGGCAACTGGCTGGCTGGCGGAGCAAGTGGAGCAGTGA